The Cannabis sativa cultivar Pink pepper isolate KNU-18-1 chromosome 8, ASM2916894v1, whole genome shotgun sequence genomic interval GGAATGCCTGGGTTTCCTCCAACAGGGCAATTACCGGGTCGGTTCCCGACGCAGCAAATTCCGGAGGTAAGTTCCGCTCCTGGGTCTGCTTCTGATTtgggttcaggttcaggttcaaAGTCGTGGCTTGGAGGATGGTTGGGTGGTGGGGATAAGAAAGAGCCCCAGACACCAAGTAGTGGAAGCGAGACGAAGATTTTGGAGAGCTTTGATGCGCCTCCAGTGCCTAGCTTCGAGTTCAAGTGATTTGGGGTTATCGGTTAAGAAGGTATGCTCGTGAAAGAGAGGTTTTTCCAAAGATTGCATTAGAAAATAAGTATACAAGCGTGAATTTTATTAGACCGCGTTTCACTTTTGTATGGgaaaatactaattttatgctgcaaatttaaattttgaaatgtaatTAGTTACTTTTGATGTTCCTTCATTATAATGGGTGAAATTTTTGTTGAGTTATGACTCGAATAGTTGTGGTTCTGCTAACTACTAATTAACTCACTCTGTTAGTGTTGTTTGTGACTGGCCTTTAATTGAGCTGCTATCTTGTGTTGAAGCTGAAATAAAACTTGTTTAATGGCTTTGAATTAATTTCATCTAATGGTAGTTGTTCTGTTAACCACTAATTAACTCTGTAATTGGCCTTTAATTGAGCTGTTATCTTGGGCTGAAGAAGCTGAAATACAATTTTTTCTAATGGCTTTCAATTTCATCTAATGGTAGTTATGGTTGTAGCATGAAGAGAAGAGGTAGGGAGTATTTGATGGTGGAGCAGAGTAATGgctaatatttatttgttacgTGTTATTTTTGGTTTAgttaaggatattttttttcttactttaCTTTCATTTTTCGGAGGGTTGTTCATGGTCTTGATTTACGAAAATTTCTCTTGTTCTATTTACAATACACCATATATAAGCAAAGATTTCTGTTTGAAGAAGAAAACAGGTGGTAGATTGGTGCATCTGTAGACTGATTAATAGAAACAGCTTCAACCACTTTTACTTTCGATGCAATTGACCCTTCTCTCAAGTCTTTTCCGTTATAACTGTACAAAATGTTTATGTCTCCATGAATGAAGCTTAGAAATTCTGTATTATCTTTGTCGTTTTAATAGAGATGATAATATTAATACCTCAAGATCACCGATGAATCTCAATATTTATTGGATGCATATTGTGTGCTGTGCTGATGAAGCTCTAATATATTCAAATTGGGTCTCACTGAGCAGGAACAGAAGGAGAGCAGTAGTACACTTTTTTTGTATGTAGGTAATAGTTGGCCATTTCTTTTGGTATTTTGTGTGGTATGTTTCTAACTTGAAGAACACCTGGGAAGGGAGTTTCTCAATCAGTCGGCAATTTCAAAGCATGAAGCATCACAATTGATTTGGGAGAAGGTTATTTGAATATGCCTCGTTGTTTTGGGGGTATTGATGTAGTTTTTAGATTATTCATTTCACTACTTTTCTTCTGTTGTACAGCTATATTATTAAAAGATTATACTACCTAATTTGCATTTCTTGTGTGTATTCTTATAAACCAGAGTATACTAAATTGTTTCAATGCCTAGACATTCACCATCATCTTGTCCGGGTCTTTATGATGCCCTCAGGCTACTTCAACTTTAGTATTGTACATTATCTTATTGATCTTAAAATTTTAATGCGTTTTTTTTTGGGCTTGAAGTGCTTGCTCTAAGAAGGAATCTAATCAAATTAGTTGTTAAAGAACTCGAGTTTGCTATGTGTTTTAGCAATGATGGATGTAGAACTTAGAATGATGAATAATATGATGGATAGAGGAAGTATTAAGTAGTaaagtaattatttttcaatGGAGTGGTAAAGTAATTATTAGGGATGTTAGGcataagatgatttttttttagcaaCACATGTtagtaaaagtgtaattttaacaagtaaaaaaaaaagcaagtgTAATTAAAGAGTTACTTGTGCACATGATAAAATCAAAGATTAGTAGACCAAGATTGGTTGCAGACAAATGGAGTAAATAAAACAGTGAGAGAAGGTGAAATCAAGTACATGCTTTGTTTTCTCGTTTGCTTAAAGGAAATTGAAAGAGAAAACAGAGAGAAATTGGGGTTGGGTTAAAGCTTTGGCCTTTAATACTTTGGATTGCTTAGACTTGTACACTGCTGAGATTGATTGACAGTGGATTTATCTAGGAGCTGTGAATCCTGCTTTGGATTTTGGATGTAAGATACTCATTTAGTCATCTGAACCAAGTAAATCGCTTCTCTCTCCCTCTTGCTTCATGTGAAATCCTTCAAGATTTGTACATTCTTGTCAATCATGGAAGCTAACCAATATTGACCAATATGAGGCAGCATAGAAAACTGTTATTATGGTTATTAGGTTATTCAATTAACGAGCATAGAAAGCTGATTTGTTGGAGAATGAGTTTCTAGTTTATTCAATAACTAACTCATATGGGCCCTTGAACAGTAATGTATATTTTAGTCATAATTTAATAATGTCTGCTACCCTATTTTGCAAAACAATTTACTACATAGACAAATTATAATGACAACACTTTTCAGAAAATATTATTGTAGATTACATACATTACATCTCTCATTCTCTCCTCTACTCGCTATAGTTTCTAATAGGGGAGAAACAAGAGCTCTACAATCTAAATTAAGTATGCATTGATCTGAAACCTTCTGTAAGAGGAACCACTTTTGCTGAAACTTTCGACTGCAACTTTGATACAGCCTGTCGAATGTCCTGCAATTGAAAGGAAGAACCAATCTACAAATTAACACGGTACATGGAAAATGAAGAAAGAGAAAACAAAATGAGAAAAGGGTCTTAAAAGTTTAGCTTCATTGAATGGCTTACTTCACCTTTTCTGGTAAAGTTGAAGCTGAAAACAATTGTCAACCAGTGTAAAATTAAAGATGAGAGGTGAACTTGTTCATAGAAGAGATTAATTACCTCTAAATGGTAACGTGAAGAGAAATGTGTCAGCAGAATTGACTTATTCCGAATCCACTCAGCATTTCTTATAATCTATCTCATTTTGAAGGAGgttacaaaataaaacaaataagtaTGAGAAGAGACAGCGTAGTTACAAGTTAAAAAATTTGGTTACAAAAGCCCAATGTTAATTAAAATGACCCTATATATCATGATAAATTGTATCTATTACAACCACCCCAACAGAAATCCTGGAAAGATTCATGCCCATGAACGATCACAGGAGTAACAATTACCATTTCTCACATCATCTATGCTGGTAAGCTTTTAAATGTTTTGTTCCCTCTCATCTTATCATGTCCCCACCCCCTtaatcttataaaaaaaaattcaaaaaattaaaaattaaaagcaaTGTTGACAGTAAATGAGCCTAACCTATAGCCTAAGTGTCAACATACCTCAAATATATGAGTGTGTCCATGTTGGCGTGCATGATCAATGCTGTAGTTTTCATCCAGGAAAGTTGCCTGTGAGCAATTTTCACACTTTCAGAATGAATTTTCACCAAACAGGTTGATATAATACATACAAAAAAACATGTAAAAGACTTGTTTGAGTGTTGTGCGGTGAAAGTATGCATACCCAGTaactatttatatatgtatatatataaatatataattagataaATAACTCTTTATTTAGATAGTATAGCCATCTGGCCCATCTCCCTTTGTTACTTGTGTCAGGTAATTCTCCCAATTAAAGTCAGAAAACTTTCCTTTGCAAGGACTCAAGGAATAAACTCTTTTTTCTTCATATAAATATCAGATAATGACCAATAAATCCAACACAAAGCCTTTTCAAGAACACTAAATTATATTACCTCAGTTATAAGTATCTTTGCCCTCAAAGCATCAGCATTGAGTGGATCACGCATATATTCTGATGTTGTATCTCCTGTAAATGCCACCTCAGGAGACAGTATAGTATCGGTAATCTGAAACAGAAGCTAGAATGTGAAAAAGATATCACTTGGCATTGGCAAAGGAAGTAAGGAAAATCATCTGAAAGATATTACAAACCTCAACACCAGActtctttattttctcaatttgtTTGCCTTTAAGATGAATGTACTGCTTTTTCAACTTTTTTCTAACTGAATAGATTACATAACCCTGCACATTACAGATTAACTTACATATGAATGGCCTACATACACAGCTAAGTTGCAAGACAATGCACTTAAGTATACAACATTCATTTACAATCAAGTCCCAAAGTTCACAGGTTTCATAAGTAACCATTGTCCTAACTTATGCATTTTTCAGCTGCCTAAAACTTTAAGCCTTCAGATACATATTTCCATCTCCCCAAGATGAAACTTGTATGCAGAAAAGTGATTCATAGCATTATAATCTCTTTCTAATGCCCGAAACCAGTAACTACCACCGAAGTAGGAAATCTTTTAAGTGGAAGCTAAGTTTACTACTTATAGCAGTCTGATAGCCAATCCtttatttaatttcataaatGCTCGAACAAAATAATTCAATGAAGCCAACCTGGCTAGGTATCACGTGTTGAGTTTTGAAAGGCCGGACAACAAGGTTGCTCCGCATTTCAAATGTTTCACCTAAATGCAAACACGTTAATTCCAGACCAAAGATTTGCAACACAACAAGCTAACTAAAGCTGCATACCAATATCCAGTGGAACCAAATCAAAGTTCAGCTCCACTTGGCCCATGGACCTGTGGATGTCAAATAATTTCTCCACGTCCTCTTTGATACAAGGAGGCACAACTATTGTCGGAGGTTTCAAGCTGTACAAACCACGGCTTGCAACATACATGGGTAGCCCACCCtgaaagaataaacatgcaataACCATATAAGCTTACACTTCCAGATTACAATTACATTGCAAACTGAAGAAAATGGCTGCATAACAAGAAAATCTCAAATTACACATGCAAGGTCAAGATCATAAATTTGGTCCTACAGCTAGGAACTTTGATTATACTTTGAACTCGATGCTCTACTATATTATTTAATTCTCAACAATGTGGTTCACTAGAGTTCTTTCAACTGTTTAACTCAAACCAATTTTTGCAAGGTACATTAAAAAATCCCAGTGGGTATCATCATAGTTTGTTAGAGAGTCTCATATTGGTGAGTTAAAAAACGAGCAAAGAGTCGCTTGTGATTCGGTGATAGTGAGCCAAAAGTGCTGATTGTGATCGACCGTCCAAAATTGGTGAACAAAAGATAGCTATCGGGGACGTTAGAGAGTCCCATATTGGTAatgtgtaaaaaaataatactatataTAAGATGCATGGGCGAAAATTATGTGCAAAAAATAGTCACCGTCTTACCATACACACCAGAAAAAATGCACTTTTAAATGAGTCAAACATGTCAAATCGAACGAATTGGCAAGAACCACAAGACAACTTACACAAACTGACAAtagtaacattttttttttcattcataaATTAGAAATTGAAGTTGGGTATCCATATAAGAAATAATAGGAGCTCACAATATGATCGAGATGAGCATGAGTGATGAAAACAAAATTCTGGTGAATAGCCCTGGTGGGACACCGCCCAATATCGAAAGCACATTTGAATTCAGGGACTATGACGCAAGTCTCTTGCCCACCAATGGAAATTCCCTCAATCGAATAGCCTTCCAAATCCATCCCCTTTCGAAGGACCTGCGACCTGGCAATCCGATACTCGTCATCTTCGATGGCTCGGCCGATGGCTGGCAAAAAGCCGGGCTCTTTGAGGGCGTTCACCACCGGACTCGGACGGGTGAGAAGTGGAAGTCTGCAAGTCTTTGATGGTGCAGCTGAAATGGGTTGGTGGGGTGAGAATAGCAGAGGAGCTTTGGATGGTGAAAGGGTCAGAGAGATATGCATTTTTGGATGACTGAGAGGAACACATATAAGAGATAATGAATGGGGGTTTTAGAGAGGTTTttcagttattttttttttcttttttctttttcctctttTCTCTTTTGGCTTTTGGGAGGGATAAtgcaagaaaaataaatgaacaatAGAAAAacttcttatttatttatgctaGGATTTTCGTCCTCCAAACTAtaaatttgttataaatattctttaaattatttgtagcattataaattaattattttgtcaaattttgtcaCAATTACTTAGTCAATTGTCACATTCACACTATTATAAATTGTACTACTTTACTCCTACATTCTACTTAAATTAGTTAGAATGTTTATTCGATTTCATTTACACAATTTTGTTTATAGGACATTCGATTCGCATtaagtataaattttattttttgatctaATTCAATTTGCAGAGTAGCTAAAATCTAATCTAATCTATAAAAGTACAAATTGGATCAATTGTTTCAAATtaatactttttaatattaattaaaatatatatcgtTTTTCACATCACCAATCTCACTTAAATATCTATTATGTGTGGTTATGTAACAGATTTCTTTGTTTAACGAAATTTATTGGATTTTTACGTCAACTTAAACAAAATATCCCAATTagttaacataatattatttattaactttttttttttttttgaataaagataaaCTTCATTAACTTAAGAGCAATCGCTCAAAAGTACAACTTCAAGTTCTGAAGGGATAACATCCTTCGTGAACATACGATCAGCAAATAATCGAGACTGACGTGCAACCACATGTGCAGCTCGATTAGCAGAACGTTTAACAAATCTTAACGAAACATTGTTGAAAGACTCTAACAAGGACTTACAATCTTGAATTATTAAACCAAAACCCGAATACATCACTACTGAACTATGAATAGCTTGTACCGAGACTAAACTATCACTCTCCACGCTCGCTTGATTAAACGACTTGTCCTTCAACCAACTCAACGCCTCCCGTATGCCCATGGCCTCGGCAACAGCAGGATCGGGCTTCCCTGGCCGATACAGACCCACCACCGACAATAACTCAGCCTCACTGTCCCGCACCACGATTCCAATTCCAAACCGGCTGCTGCTGTCAAATATTGCAGCGTCCACATTAAGCTTGATCTCATTTGTCACAGGTTTAGTCCAAAGCTCATCACCCTTGTTGAAAAATTGAGGATTCAACGAAGggtaattttcatttaattgagcTTTTCTCCATTGATCAAGTGATCTTAAAGCAAACTGAACAACATCTTCCACAGACCGATTCTTTTGATCCCAAACCAGTTCATTCCTCGCCTTCCAAATTGCCCAACACAATGTCCCCGCTTGAGCAACCTTAAGCTCATCAACTCTGCCCATTAGATTTAGCAGCCACTCTTTAAAAGAGTCCCATACCCGAGTACCAATACTTAGCCCCAAATTCGACCAACAACCAGCAGCGAAGTCGCAATTTAAAAGGCAATGCGATATGGTTTCACTTGATACTAAACAAAAGGGACAACTATAATCCAAAGGAACCTTTCTATCAAAAAGTATCTTCCTTGTAGGCAAACAATTCGAAGCAGCCCTCCAAAGAACATCCTTGACAGTAGGCGGTACTTTTAAGCTCCAAAGGTTCTTCCAAAACATTGAATCAATGTCACTCACCCCTGCATTAGTCTCTTGGTTTATGAGCAATTGATATGCAGACTTGACCGAGTAAACACCAGCCCTTTCTTTAAACCAGTACCAAGAATCACGAGCCTCTCCAGCAGCAAGAGGAATGCCCAAAATAACTGCTGCATCAGCTGCATTAAACACATCCTGAACTACCTCTTCATCCCATTCGCGGCACCCAATCTTAAATAAGCTATGAACTCTATGATCATTGAACATAGAAAGATCAGAAGTAGGAGTGGGAAACTCCTCTCTAGGAAGCCACGGGTCCAATGCAAAACGAATAGAGAGACCATCCCCAACTCGCATTCTAAGTCCGGCCTTTAGCACACCTTGAGCCTCCACCAAACTCCTCCATATGAAACTTGGATTGGAGCCTAATTCAGCATTCAAAAAATCTCCATGAGAATAATATCTAGCTTTGAATACTCGGCTCACCAAGGAATTAGGATTAATAAGTAATCGCCAACCTTGCTTACCAAGCATAGCGATATTAAAATCACGAAGACTCCTAAATCCCATCCCTCCTTCAAGCTTATGCTTCGCTAAGCGGGACCAACTCATCCAACTAATTCCTTTGTTTTGGTTCCAAGAAGATTTCCACCAAAATCTTGCCATCAAACTCTCAATCTCCTTACACACTgttgcaaaaattattaattactacgcaagtgcacgcaatcaagtagtatactcacgcaagtgaggtcgaaccacagggaattggattaattactactaaactatacttataattctatttggcaaatcaaaagtatttatgattgaaaaaggaagaaagaaattcaagaaacttaaagaaacaagtgaatattaatcaagatgagagattagggagacgaatcctgttgttaagttaccaatgttaatgtctaattgctatccttctcttgaagtgaatgacaaattataaattaacctagctcttttcagatcttctaggttctaaatctcatgctctctaattaatctcttaattaaactaacatgaaatcagcattaagcaataatctaaatgtcacaaaggctatgtaaatactttcgtttcacatcaaaacctagactatccaattttagcattctcaattctcacttttcagatttcgaattgagatcataaaacatgtaaaaggtgatcaatcttgcacatggaaattaaacacaaatatgaatagcgttcacaatcaagatggaggaatgacaattaatcattaactaggaaaaacttaaacaacattcatcattctccctaaataggagtttagttcaaaacatccataattaacattgaaatagaaaagaacatagaaaaattaaagagaagagaaagaactagttgaagcaattgatccgggtcgccacaagccgctcttctagcctcctcctttgtttctagggctccaattctgaatgaaccctaattttcacgaactccctctatttaaaccaaatctcatctttaaaattcgtgaaattacgaaactgcccaaaaatcccgtcactggggtccccgtcgcgactggcaatgcccccgtcgcgacggggttaagcaGCGAATTCTTGAAAATccttctgccagttcccgtcgcgactgggatattgcccgtcgcgacgggatttggcagcaacataattttttgatttttcttctcaattctttcaccacttgtcctcaattcttgtaaatactttctttaaacacccgaggacctgaaacaaaagaatcaagcgtaaaatagtcctaaaactagaaacaaagagtgaaaactaaccgaaaatacgacccgaaacttagactaattttagcctaacaaattcccccaaactagattcttactcgccctcgagtaagataaata includes:
- the LOC115701477 gene encoding tRNase Z TRZ2, chloroplastic, which encodes MHISLTLSPSKAPLLFSPHQPISAAPSKTCRLPLLTRPSPVVNALKEPGFLPAIGRAIEDDEYRIARSQVLRKGMDLEGYSIEGISIGGQETCVIVPEFKCAFDIGRCPTRAIHQNFVFITHAHLDHIGGLPMYVASRGLYSLKPPTIVVPPCIKEDVEKLFDIHRSMGQVELNFDLVPLDIGETFEMRSNLVVRPFKTQHVIPSQGYVIYSVRKKLKKQYIHLKGKQIEKIKKSGVEITDTILSPEVAFTGDTTSEYMRDPLNADALRAKILITEATFLDENYSIDHARQHGHTHIFEIIRNAEWIRNKSILLTHFSSRYHLEDIRQAVSKLQSKVSAKVVPLTEGFRSMHT